From the Deltaproteobacteria bacterium genome, the window ATGCTCGGCCGTTTTTCCAGATCGAGATCTTTGGCAATCTCTACGATCAGGTCCCGGTCGACCGTTTCTTTCTTGATCAGGAAACCTTCAAAGAGGGCATTGTCACAGAGCGTATTAATCAGGCGAGGAATCCCCCGGGAATATTCATGAATGGCATGGTAAGCCTCCGGTGTAAAGAGGTCCCGTTCACACCCGACAATCTTCAGACGATGTTGTATATAAGCCTCCGTGGCATCGGGATCGAGGGATTTCAGCTTGTACTTGAAGGCCACTCGTTGCTCCAGAGGGGGATCCAGGGCCAGACAATCATTTAAACCGGGCATGCCGAAGAATACAAAAGAGAGCAGCTTGCCCTGGTTATCCTCGATGTTCAGTAACCCCCGGAACTCTTCCATTAACTCCCGACTGTTCAGCATCTGGGCCTCATCGATCAATACGACGGGCTTTCGCCCCTCTTCGTGGATCTCCACGAGCCGATGATAGAGTTGTCCCAGAATCTCGACTTTGCTGTCGGCAATGTTCTGCACACCTAACTGTACCGAGATTTTTTTGAGAAGCCATTCCGCCGTGACGCTTGAATGGATAATAATCAACAACGCCGATTCGTAGGTTTCTTCGGAAAGCTCATCCAGCATCCGCCGGGCCAAGGTCGTCTTGCCCGTACCGATGTCCCCGATGAGGACGGCAAGCCCCTTCATGGAGTCGACGGCATACTCAAGACGAAGCAGGGCTTCGGCATGCTGTTCACTGCCGAAATAGAATCGATTGTCCGGGGAATTGGAAAAGGGTTGGCTCTGCAAGCCATAAAAAGAAAGGTAACTCATAGCGGCATTCCGTGGAAATCCTTATTCTTCGGGAAGTTAGATGTAAGAAACCTTTTTGTCCTTTGTGGGCGCCCCCCCCACGGAGGGGACATTCAGGCTTTGGACACCGAGGCCCTTCAGTTTTTGTGCGACATCCCGGTAGCGGGGGTTGACCTCATGAATCCGGAGGAGTTCCTGCCCGGCCCGCTCAAGGTCACCGTTTAATTCACAGACTTTGGCAATCTCATACCGAACCCCGATATATTCGTCATCGGTTCTTCCCTCAAGGGCAAGCCCCTTCTCCAGTTCCGTCAACGCTTCGGGGTATTGCCCCTTCTGGATATAACAGAGACCGACCATGGTGATACAATCCATGACGCGCTTGGGATCTCCGGAAGCAATCACGAATTCTTCCGCCGCCTCATCGATCAATCCCATCTCCAGATAAGCAATTCCAAGGTTATAGTGTGTTTCGTAATCTTCGTCACCGAGTTCTTGCTGGACCCCTTCCCGAAACTCATTGAAGACGTTCATGACATCATTTTCACCAAAGAGATGGGCGTCGGAAACGATAGACTGTTCCACTTCACGGCGGAGTTCGGCCGCAAAGTCATCTTCCCCTGAACTCCCGCTCTCTTGATCCCGCTCCTCCGTGTCAAATTCCCGCCGCAACTCTTCGGCAAAGTCGACAAAATCCGTTTCCTGAGCCGGGGGAATCTCCGTAATTTCCGGTGCAGCCTTTTCCGTACCCTCCACAACAGGTACTGCTGCGACCTCCCCGCCGGTAATCGAGGAGAGCTTTTCAGCCACATCGGCACGGGCAGGATGGGAGGCCAGAATGTTTTCATAGACGGATCGGGCTTCCTCCACCATGCCATGCTGATGATAGAAATCGGCCTCTTCGATCAGTTCGTCAATGGAATCTTCCGTCACCTCAACGGATCCTGTTTGTGTGCCGCCGACAGGGACGGCGTCTGCTGTTTCTTCCGTTTCCAGTTCAAAGGTAAGGTCTTCCATCGGCTCCGGCACCTCTTCAGGTACGGAGGAACCGAGTGCCGTTGGACCTTGCTGTAACTTCTGCTGGGCCTCAGCGTTTTCCGGATCAAGGGTCAGCACTTCGTTCAAGACCTTATCATATTTTTCCAGATCACCGGCCGCTTGATAGAGTCTGGAAAGTGTCAGCAAGGTGTTGACCTGCTCCGGGATATCTCCCCGTTCCACATAGATCTGGAGCAACCGTTCGCGGGTCTCGATATGATCGGGCGCCTTCTCTATGTTTTTCTGCAGATGGGTAATCGCCTTTTCGAGATGACCATATTTCAGATAGACATCAGCTTCCGTAAGATTGTCGGCGAGGAAGGTCTTCTGCTCCACTCCGGCCGGGTTCGGAATGAGGTCCACGACTTCTTCATCGGACCCGGCGTCCGTTGTTTCAATCGATCCCGTCTCCTCCGCATCACAAACAAGAATCGGCCCTGCGTCTTCCTCCGACACCGGCTCATCCTCACGGCTCAGGTTGACTTCCCCATAATCCATGGGGCCGGGATCGGGCACTTCGCCGCGCAGTTCACGCAGGCGGGTCTGAACTTCCATATCTCCCGGCGTCAACTCCAACACCTTTTCCAGGATGTTCTGCGCTTTTTCAACATCACCGGAATCGGCATAGATCCGGCTCATCTCTTTATAGTGATGCGTAACTTCATGTTTTCGGTCTAGTTTGCTCAGCAGGTCGATAATCTGCTGCCGAACCCGGAGATTATCCGGATCACGGTCCAGTATCGGCAGATAGAGGTCGAGCAGTTCATCAAAACGTTTTGAGGCGGCATACGCATCAAAGAGATCGTTCAGAACCTGGATCGCCTGTTCAAGCTCATTTGCATCCAGAAGAAGGCGGTAGATCTTGATCCGGTCATGTTCCGTCAATGCAGAAGGTTCAATGGAACGAACCTGAGCCATCCCCTCTTCAATCTCGCCCTTGCGGACCATGATTTCAGCTTTGAGCAGGGCGGTACGGTGATCTTCCGAGGCATCCGCCTCCAGTCTGCAGCAACATTCGTGGGCCAAGTCAATATTGCCCCGGGCCAGATGAATCTCGGCCATGTAACGTGTGATATCCCCCGGAGCAAGGTGGTTTTCTTGTCCTTTATTGCAGAGATCTTCCGCCTCATCAAGCCGGTTCTGATTCAGGAGGGCATCAACCACTTCCCCGTAGATTCTTCCCCCCTCTTCGATCATATGCTCTTTTAGATAGAGTTCCGCGAGACCGATCTTGATCTTGAGGTTTGCGGGATCCATATCAACGATGTTCTGATAGGCCTCAAGCGCCAGGTCATGAGAACCGGTCTTGAGATGATACCCGGCAATGGAGAGATAACATTCCTTGGCGTTGTTGGCCATTCCCCGTTCCCGGTTTAGTTGAGCCATACAGGCCAAGGCATCGAGGTTCTGAGGGTCCAGTTTGAGGATTTTTTTATTGACGGCAATCGCCTTGAGAGAAAATCCGGTATTGGTGAAGATCTCCGAAGCCCGATGATAAGCATCCACAGCCTCTTCCCGTTTCCGTCCCTTCAGGTAAAGGTCTCCAATTGTATTGTAGATCGTCGCATCATCGGCCTTGTTCTTCAACAGGCTCTTCCATTCGGCAATCGCTTTTTCAATCTGCCCCTTCCGTGCGAATTTCTGTGCCTTTTGAAGTACCTTGTTTTTCTTTTTGTCGTCTTTGTTTGTGTTGTCTTTCGGCTTGGCAAAATCAAAAAATCCCATGGCAGCCTTCTTCAGGAAATGTACCGTTTTTGTTCCCGGAAATCGATCACAAACAGTGCTGATTGACCTCGGTTCTGCTGAATGACGGAAAGATGAAAAACCGTAAAAAAAAACAAATAACGGTGAAATCTTAGAGACTTACGAATTAAAACGTCATTTTCTTCTACCTTTTAAAGATATCACGGTATTCCAAATTCTGTCAAGAATGATTGTTCGACAAAAAGTTCTCCAAAAAATCAGGATTTCCCGTACCAGTTCCACTCCTGGGAACGGTAGCGTTCCCGGCCGAGCCGGCCGGTCTCTTTCCATTCCTTCCGGGTCAATTTCGTCTGCAGAAACTCGACTCCCAAGGCCTTCCGAAAACCCCGGATCAGCGATTCTTTCAGCAGATCAGTCTCATGGAACCCCTTTAAAATGTCCGTGATGGAGGTCATTCCCTCTCCGGTCTTCTTACGTTTCTTATCGGTCGATCTCTGCAAAACTTCATTAAATTCTCTTTGCCCCGCCATAGAGATCAGAATGGACCCCTGCTGCAGGATACCGTAGGACATGCGCCGTTGGGCGCTTCCGACCAGTTTTTTCCCTCCCACGGTAATCTCATACCAGGAAGGGGAATCGAAACAGTTCGGAGAACGCCCCCCGGCCCGCTGCCGACGTTGTCTCTTTTTGTGAAAAGAAACCAGTTCGACATCGAGTCCTAAAAGTCGAAGACCGTTCAGAAGTCCGTTGCTGAGCATGCGATAACTCTCAAGGACGCTTCCCCCCGCTCCCGGGGCGGAACGGGGCAGCAGGATACTGTAGGTCAGCTCCTGATGATGGAAAACGGCCCGGCCGCCCGTCAGGCGCCGGACAACATTCCAGCCGCGGGACTCGCAGTCCCGGAGATTAAATTCGTCAACCACCTTCTGGAAATAACCGATGGTAATGGAGGGTCTGGACCATGTATAGAAACGGAGAACCGGACGGGCATCCTGTTCCTTCATCCGGGAAAGGAGGACCTCATCGACGGCCATATTGAAAAAGGCGTCATGGGAACCTGTATCAAGGAAGGACCAAGTATTCGTTGTGCTGCTATCCATGGGGAATGAGGATCACAATCTGCCGTGTAACGGCACAGTAAAAAGCTCCGGATGCAAGGCGCGAAGGTTTTGAGGAGTGAGGCGTACTTTTTTGTACGTCGAAATGAGCTCAAAACCTGATAAACGAAGTAGACGGAGCTTTTTTATGTGCCGTTTAGTTGATCTGTTCGAGAGACCCTTTATGTACCTGAATCAGGAAGAGTTCTTTCTCCATTTCTCCATTGGGTAAGACTCGTGTCAGGCCGGAAATGCCGGGGTAATTCCGGAAGGACTCCAGGCCCTGACGGATGTCATCACGGGTACGCCCGCCCCGAAACAGTGCCTGTAGAATCATTTCCGCTGCATCATAGGCCTGGGCGGTAAAAAGAGTCGGTTCCTCTCCATAGGCATGGCGGTATGCCTGCACAAATTCCGCAATATCCGTATGGTTGCTTCCTGCAAAGAAACCGTCGGTAAATACCGCTCCTTCGACAAAACGTTCTCCCCGGTGGATCAGTTCCGGTGAATCCCAGTTATGACTTCCTAATAATTGGACATGCTCGATATTATAAAAGGCAAGCTGCGGTGCGATCAACCCCACATCATCCGCATACCCCGGCATATAAAGAGCATCAAAACTCGGGTAATAATTTTTATGCCACTCTTCCATGGGGTATTCCGTCAGGTCGATCATGTCGGAATACCGGGAGAGGATCCCCGCAATGTCGGCATCGACGATCTTCCGGATCTCCGGTCCGAAGTCGACAGCACCTCTCGGGTAGGAAATCCGGCAGAAGACTTCTCCCCCCAGATTGTTCACTTCCTCTTCAAACAGCTTCGCAAGTTCCCTGCCGTAATTGTCGTCCGGATAAAGAACTGCGAAAGAATGGAGATCCCGCTGTGCCACGGCAAAGCGGGCGATTGTCCGGGCCTGTGCTTCATTGGTCATGGCGTTTCGGAAGACCTCTTTTCCCAGATCCCCAATCCCTTCCGCCGTGGCCGTCGGGGTAATCATCGGCAGGCCGTTCTTGTCCGCTACCGTCGAGGCCTCGACCACGGACCGGCTCGTCACCGGCCCGATTACGGAAACGACATTCGGATCCTTTGCGAGTGAAGTCATCTCGGAAGCCGCCCGCCGGGGATCACCTTTTGAATCCCGGACGGCCAGCGAAACCTTTTCCTCCCCAAAAAGGGTATTGAAATTGTCCAGGGAAAGCCGAACCCCCTGCAGCACCTGACGGCCGACCCCTTTCAATGGCCCGGATTGCGGGACAATGCAGCCAATGCGCAGGTTCCGGATCGATTCAAGATTTCCTTCCTGCACCACAAAACGATCCGCTTCATCCCGCAAGGGGTGCCCCGGAAAACGTTCGATAAAATTCTTGAAGATCCTTGATGCCCGGAAGTAATTCCCTTTTTTCCAAGCCCGCTTTCCCATGACATACAACGCAACACCACCCGGGAATTCTCCGGGTGCTTCCCGGCGCATCTGCCGGAGCTGGTCATCCGTCAGCGATCGGCCCATGGCATCCGCCATCTCGTCATAAATCGTCCGTCCTGTCGGACCTGTCCCGACCAGAAAGACTGCCTTCTTAAACTGCGACAGGGCCAGCTCCGGATCATCCCGATGCAGAAAGATCTCCCCCCGCAGCAGATATCCCCGTGCCGACAGTTCCCGGTCCTTTGCCGTACGGAGGAGGGAGCGTAATAATGCCAACGCTTCCTCATCCCGATTCGACTCCACGGCGATTTTTGCCGTCAGGAGTTTGGCCTGCCCCGCCTCGGAGGCCCCGGGGGTGGACTCCATCAGGGCCTGAAGAATACGACGAGCCTTGTCCGGTTCGTGGAGAAAATAATAGGAACGTCCGAAATTTAATGCCGCACCGGCTGGAAGTGCTTGTCCCGGATGCCGGGTAAGATAGGATTGATAAAGATGGACGACCTTCCGGTAGTGCCCCTGCTGAAAGGACGCATCCGCCCGGGCCAGTCCCTCTTCCCGGACACGATGCGTCTGCACCGGCATACATGCCGCCAGACAGAAGAACAGAAAGAAAAGGGTCCCTACCCCTGTCCGCGTGAACTTCTCTTTTCCGGAAAGCTCGAGGGTCGTCGTCACTTCTTCTCCCGATGACCGGTCATGACCTTAATCGTCACACCGTTTTGTGTTTCTTCTGTCTGCGGTAGCGCTTCCAGCCCGTTTTGAAAAGATCCCCGCCGTAAATATCATTGGCGACAATCGCAGGAAAATCTTCAAAGACAATCTGCCGGATTGCTTCCGGACCCAATTCCGGGTAGGCAATCACACGACTCTCTTTGATCTTTTCCGAAAGAAGAGCGGCCGCACCTCCGACGGCCGTGAAATAGACAGCCCGGAACTCGACCATACTTTGTATCACTTCCCGGGAACGTTGACCTTTTCCGACCATTCCCTTCAATCCGAGTCGGAGGAGCTCCGGTGTGTAAGGATCCATACGGCCGGCGGTTGTGGGACCGGCGGAACCGATGACCCGGCCGGGGGGTTCCGGTGCAGGTCCGACATAGTAGATCACCTGGCCGGCCGGGTCAAAGGGGAGTTCACCCCCCTCCCGGAGAGTTTTGAGTATACATTGATGGGCGGCATCCCGGGCGGTATAGGCGACGCCATTCAGAAGAACCAGGTCCCCGATGTTCAGCTTGGCAATTTCTTCATCCTTGAGCGGCGTACTCAAGCGAATCGGTCCGGACATGGCAATAGCCTCCTCAGAACAGGATTTCTTTGTGACGGGAAGCATGGCAATTGAGATTGACCGCAACAGGCAGAGAGGCGATATGGCAGGGAAAGGTTTCAATATGGACGGCGAGGGCGGTGACGCGCCCGCCCAGTCCCATGGAACCGATACCGAGTTTGTTGATCTCTCCTAAGAGCGATTCTTCCAGCCGTGCCAATTCCATCTTCGGGCTCGGACTTCCAAGGGGACGGGTCAGAGCCTTCTTGGCCAGGAGAGCGCATTTCTCAAAGGTTCCTCCGATCCCGACGCCCACGATAACCGGTGGACAGGGATTGGAACCCGCCTTCTTGACTGCGGAGACAACCACTCGACGAACGCCCTCTATCCCGTCGGCAGGTTTCAACATGGACAAAGAACTCATATTCTCGCTACCGCCTCCCTTGGGGCAGAAAAGGATTTTCAGCCGATCCCCCGGCACCAGGTCATAATGGATAACCGCCGGGGTATTGTCTCCTGTGTTACGTCGAGTCAATGGGTTCGCAACGATAGACTTCCGGAGATACCCGTCGGCATATCCCTGCCGAACCCCTTCGTTGACGGCGTCTTCCAGTACGCCCCCCACAATCCGGACGTCCTGACCGATTTCGATAAAAAAAACGGCCACACCCGTATCCTGGCAGAGCGGCATCCGTTTCTTCTTTGCCGCATCGTGATTCTGAAGAATCACTTCAAGGGCTTTCTTGCTGATAGGAGATTCTTCCGTTTCCAGGGCATGACGGATTGCGGAAGCCACATCCTCTTCAATGATGCAGTTGGCGTCGATACAGGTTGTCCGGACCGTCTCAACGATCCTTTCAAAAGAGATTTCTTTCATAATTTAGCCAGCGTCGTACGAACGGTTTCGGCCGAATCCTGCAACAGGGATTTCTCCGCGTCCGAGAGTTCGATCTCCAGGATCCGTTCGATGCCTCCGGCACCCAGCTTCACAGGCACCCCGATATAAACACCGTTGATTCCGTATTCTCCCATGAGATAGGCCGATGAGGGAAGGATTTTTTTCTGATCCTTCAAAATGGACTCCGCCATCTCGGTTACGGCGGCCGAAGGAGCATAGAAGGCACTGCCGTTTTTCAACAGACCGACGATTTCCGCTCCGCCGTTCCGGGTCCGCAGAATCAGTTCTTCGATCTTCTTTTGAGGCAGCAGTTGAGCGATGGGAATTCCGGCAACGGTTGTATATCTCGGCAGGGGAACCATGCTGTCGCCGTGCCCCCCCATGACCATGGCACTGACGTTTTCCACGGAGACATTGAGTTCCATGGCAATGAACGATCGAAATCTTGCGGAATCGAGGACCCCGGCCATGCCGATCACTTTTTCTCTTGGAAATCCGCTCACTTTCTTTGCAACGGAACACATCACATCCAGAGGGTTGGTGACCAGCAGAAGGATGGCATCGGGCGATCGGAGTATGGCCTGTTCCACCACCTCTCCGACGATCCCTGCATTCGTTGCGAGAAGGTCGTCTCGGCTCATGCCGGGCTTGCGGGTAATCCCCGCCGTGATGATCACCAGGTCGGAATTCCGGGTTTCATCATAGTTCTGCGTACCGATGATATGGGTGTTGAACCCCTCCACCGGAGAGGACTCGAAAAGA encodes:
- a CDS encoding AAA family ATPase, translated to MSYLSFYGLQSQPFSNSPDNRFYFGSEQHAEALLRLEYAVDSMKGLAVLIGDIGTGKTTLARRMLDELSEETYESALLIIIHSSVTAEWLLKKISVQLGVQNIADSKVEILGQLYHRLVEIHEEGRKPVVLIDEAQMLNSRELMEEFRGLLNIEDNQGKLLSFVFFGMPGLNDCLALDPPLEQRVAFKYKLKSLDPDATEAYIQHRLKIVGCERDLFTPEAYHAIHEYSRGIPRLINTLCDNALFEGFLIKKETVDRDLIVEIAKDLDLEKRPSILLDDTENEVDDLIKRIGK
- a CDS encoding lipoate--protein ligase family protein, translating into MDSSTTNTWSFLDTGSHDAFFNMAVDEVLLSRMKEQDARPVLRFYTWSRPSITIGYFQKVVDEFNLRDCESRGWNVVRRLTGGRAVFHHQELTYSILLPRSAPGAGGSVLESYRMLSNGLLNGLRLLGLDVELVSFHKKRQRRQRAGGRSPNCFDSPSWYEITVGGKKLVGSAQRRMSYGILQQGSILISMAGQREFNEVLQRSTDKKRKKTGEGMTSITDILKGFHETDLLKESLIRGFRKALGVEFLQTKLTRKEWKETGRLGRERYRSQEWNWYGKS
- a CDS encoding ABC transporter substrate-binding protein — encoded protein: MTTTLELSGKEKFTRTGVGTLFFLFFCLAACMPVQTHRVREEGLARADASFQQGHYRKVVHLYQSYLTRHPGQALPAGAALNFGRSYYFLHEPDKARRILQALMESTPGASEAGQAKLLTAKIAVESNRDEEALALLRSLLRTAKDRELSARGYLLRGEIFLHRDDPELALSQFKKAVFLVGTGPTGRTIYDEMADAMGRSLTDDQLRQMRREAPGEFPGGVALYVMGKRAWKKGNYFRASRIFKNFIERFPGHPLRDEADRFVVQEGNLESIRNLRIGCIVPQSGPLKGVGRQVLQGVRLSLDNFNTLFGEEKVSLAVRDSKGDPRRAASEMTSLAKDPNVVSVIGPVTSRSVVEASTVADKNGLPMITPTATAEGIGDLGKEVFRNAMTNEAQARTIARFAVAQRDLHSFAVLYPDDNYGRELAKLFEEEVNNLGGEVFCRISYPRGAVDFGPEIRKIVDADIAGILSRYSDMIDLTEYPMEEWHKNYYPSFDALYMPGYADDVGLIAPQLAFYNIEHVQLLGSHNWDSPELIHRGERFVEGAVFTDGFFAGSNHTDIAEFVQAYRHAYGEEPTLFTAQAYDAAEMILQALFRGGRTRDDIRQGLESFRNYPGISGLTRVLPNGEMEKELFLIQVHKGSLEQIN
- a CDS encoding Fe-S-containing hydro-lyase, whose product is MSGPIRLSTPLKDEEIAKLNIGDLVLLNGVAYTARDAAHQCILKTLREGGELPFDPAGQVIYYVGPAPEPPGRVIGSAGPTTAGRMDPYTPELLRLGLKGMVGKGQRSREVIQSMVEFRAVYFTAVGGAAALLSEKIKESRVIAYPELGPEAIRQIVFEDFPAIVANDIYGGDLFKTGWKRYRRQKKHKTV
- a CDS encoding fumarate hydratase, which produces MKEISFERIVETVRTTCIDANCIIEEDVASAIRHALETEESPISKKALEVILQNHDAAKKKRMPLCQDTGVAVFFIEIGQDVRIVGGVLEDAVNEGVRQGYADGYLRKSIVANPLTRRNTGDNTPAVIHYDLVPGDRLKILFCPKGGGSENMSSLSMLKPADGIEGVRRVVVSAVKKAGSNPCPPVIVGVGIGGTFEKCALLAKKALTRPLGSPSPKMELARLEESLLGEINKLGIGSMGLGGRVTALAVHIETFPCHIASLPVAVNLNCHASRHKEILF
- the mdh gene encoding malate dehydrogenase, with protein sequence MEKKVTVIGAGNVGATTAQRIAEKELADVILLDVVEGIPQGKGLDLFESSPVEGFNTHIIGTQNYDETRNSDLVIITAGITRKPGMSRDDLLATNAGIVGEVVEQAILRSPDAILLLVTNPLDVMCSVAKKVSGFPREKVIGMAGVLDSARFRSFIAMELNVSVENVSAMVMGGHGDSMVPLPRYTTVAGIPIAQLLPQKKIEELILRTRNGGAEIVGLLKNGSAFYAPSAAVTEMAESILKDQKKILPSSAYLMGEYGINGVYIGVPVKLGAGGIERILEIELSDAEKSLLQDSAETVRTTLAKL